TCGGGAGTGACTTCGTCGTCGTCAACACCTAGTGCGTCGACCAGAGCAGCTTGAACCTTTTCGTAGACTTCGTCTTGCGTAGGCATCGTTATTTAAACCTTTCGTATTTACGAATATGTGCCGTTTGACTGTTTCTTCGGCACGTGTATCAAAGTGATTTGCTGTGTTGCAATTACAATGTCGACTGCGTCATCGCTTGGATCACTGCGGGCTGATCCCCAAACATATTAAAGAACTGCTCTCGAACAAACCTTCGGGTATCGTCGTCGTTATTGTGCGGACTCGCTTCGCTGCTGGACCGCTCCAAGATTAAACGTGCCGATACCGTTACTTTATCGCCCTTCGTGGCCTGAGCCTTGACCGTCACTAGCTGACCATCCTCTTTAAACTTGTCAGCTTTGATCTCCAAGGTCTCTCCGGGACACAAAAAGTCACCGAACTTGACCGATTTGGCTTCGACCAAAAAGACGTGAGGCGAGGCAAAATCTTCGCCGGTTCGAACCATCCACATCGCCGCTTGGTACAATGCTTCGAGCATCATCACCCCCGGCATGACCGGAAAACGCGGGAAATGGTCCGAGAGATAGTCTTCCGACGCGTGCAGCGTGCGGCGGGCGATAAGTTGAATCCCGGGTTGGAGCGCAACGATTTCGTCGAGCTGACTGTAACGCATCTTGGACAAAATCAAATTCCTTCACGATCGCTGGGCAAGGGATTAACGTGCCTTAACGCAAATAGAATAGTAGCCAGCGTTTATCGCCTCAAGCGTAGAATCGTTACATTCACCCCAGTTAACGCCAAGTTATCGAGGTTTCCTGGTTATTAAACAGGCGCACTCCCTCATTTAGCACCTTCTCTCTTCCTCCGCACTTCCCAGCGACGATTTCCCAGTGAACGAAGATTCCCTATCTTCCCGCCCCACAGCTAGCAACTTTGTCCTGCTGTGGCACGAATTGCCAGCATCCTCGCCGCGACGATCCCATTTCGACCTGATGTTGGAGGACTCCGGACAGCTGAGAACTTGGGCTATCCAGCGGATCCCCTCACCTGGCGAAAGCGTCCAGGGACTTGGTCTGCCGCCACACCGGATCGCCTACCTCGATCTGGAAGGGGAGATCTCCGGCGGACGCGGGTCGGTGCGGCGCATCGATCGGGGGACCTACACGATCATCGAATCGAGTGACGAACAATTATCGATCGAGATCTGCGGCGATCAGCTGACGGGGCAGTTGCGGTTTCGCGCAACCGAATCGGATCAGTTGTGGGAGATCTCGCGAGTCGACGCCTTGGCCAATTTGTAGATCGGCCCGTCGGGGATCCAAGCGGTGTGAGCCTTGGCGCCGGTGCGGCCGGCCAACACGATCTCGCCATCCAACAATTCCAACGTCTCGATCACGACGGGGGTTTCGACGTAGCGGTCGTGTTCGCTGGGAACGGTCACCAGTGCTATCAAGTCGTCCTCTTCGTTCTCCCAGCGAACTTCCAGATCCCCCCGCGATGCGGCTATGCTGATCTTGTCGGAGAAGTGTTGCAGAGGGATCGGCAGCGCGCCGGCTCGCAAGCGGTGAATCTGCAGCGCGATCACGTTCGGTTCGTCGGTCAGCTGGGCGTGCAGTTCAAACGAGATCACCGAATCGATCCGCCCCCGCCGGTAGCGAGCCGCGACGATCACCTTGCCATCTTCGACCGAGACCCGCGGATCTTCGGTTCCCGGGGGGAGGACGTTGGGAAATTGATTCGCCAGTTCCGACGCCAGCCAAGCGTTGATCTGATCGGTGGTAAACGTGGCGTGCCAATCGCCGACAATCTGCACCTGTTGAGAGAGCTGTTCGAACTGAGCTTGCAGTTCTTCTTTATGTTGCCGTGCCAGCGGTGCCGATGCGACGGCAGTTTTATAAAACGCCGGGGCCTGCTGTGCGGCGCGAGCGGCCCACCAGGCGAACGCTCCCAGACCGGTTGCGATAAAAACGAGAACCAGTCCGAGTGTTTTCAATAGCCGTCGCATGGCAAAGTCCCTGAAGCCATTGGATGC
Above is a genomic segment from Rosistilla ulvae containing:
- a CDS encoding 3-hydroxyacyl-ACP dehydratase FabZ family protein; the protein is MRYSQLDEIVALQPGIQLIARRTLHASEDYLSDHFPRFPVMPGVMMLEALYQAAMWMVRTGEDFASPHVFLVEAKSVKFGDFLCPGETLEIKADKFKEDGQLVTVKAQATKGDKVTVSARLILERSSSEASPHNNDDDTRRFVREQFFNMFGDQPAVIQAMTQSTL
- a CDS encoding DNA polymerase ligase N-terminal domain-containing protein, whose protein sequence is MNEDSLSSRPTASNFVLLWHELPASSPRRSHFDLMLEDSGQLRTWAIQRIPSPGESVQGLGLPPHRIAYLDLEGEISGGRGSVRRIDRGTYTIIESSDEQLSIEICGDQLTGQLRFRATESDQLWEISRVDALANL